In Oryzias latipes chromosome 19, ASM223467v1, the genomic stretch CACCAACTAAAGCCAGAACGTGGACTTATGACCCACGGAGAAGCTGCACTTCtcacatgttttttattgaagttcCGCCTCGTTTGctgcacttttagccacaaaaCAGACACGTCCCGGTGGGGTCTAAAGGTGTAAAAATGGTAGAAATCTTAGTGTCAGTCCAGTTTTTAACCTTCTGCTCGGTCTGATACGGTTCTGCGTCCCCAGAAGTCGATCTGCACAGCCTGATTATGAATAAAGATCGGTCaacgagaagaaaaaaatctttatgcgCTGTCACTGAGCTGGAAAATTTGGAACTGTGGGAATCCAGAGCTGATTCGATGTTTCTAGGGAGTTTTTTCTCCTGGTTGAGTTCCTATAGGAAATTCAAAACATTCTATATTATCCTTCATAGTCCTCTCTTAataaccttcttttttttttttgagaaggagaagctaaaaaggaaaaagtgcaAGTCCAGCCCGGACTGACCGGatctgtgcgtttgtgtggctTCAGCCCCGGTGGAGAACGGAAACTCCGAGGCGGACATGACCACGGAGGAGGAGACGTGGGAGCAGAAGGAGGAGCCCGGGGGAGGCGAGGGCGGCGGAGGCCAGGAGGACCTGGGCACGGACAGGCCCTGCGGGGAGGGAGGCGCGGCGGGGAGAGAAGACGaggagatgatgatgatggaggaggaagaggaggagatgcCCGTACCAAAGGTGGCGCCTCCGCCGCCCGACGCGCCCAAGAAGGAGCACGTGAACGTGGTCTTCATCGGTCATGTGGGTGCGTGTCGCCCGTCCTGGAGGTCTTTAGTCTGCAGAAAAACCCTGAAGTCATGGCTGTTCTCTGTGTTTATCAGATGCTGGAAAGTCGACCATTGGAGGACAAATCATGTGAGTAAAATGCTTTGATGTTTATGGTTTCATCATGACATCATCAGAGCTTTGAAGCAGGATGACGTCAGCAGGTCGTTGAAAACGTTCCTGTTGTTCTTATTCTGCTTTGTCAACCGTTGATCTACAGGATGAAGGTCACAATCTGCAGATTTTAGCGACAAACTGGAAAAGACGgaacttttgttcatttttctcaaacctttttttgtgactcgcgctgattttattttgaaaatccaagCTGTCAAATCTGAATCCGGTTCAggtgaatgaaaaaccagattgtGGAGTTGAAAcgcatttaaaaacagtttgaatccAAATGCTGAAAGAaatattgaacattttgaaaaaacaagatcaaatttaaagatatttttgtaaACTTGAAGAAAGACCATAAAACTAAATTTGTAACATTTAAATTAATGTCAATCTGAAACAGCTGCTGGTTTGTactttgaacttttatttatttgtctcgCTCATTTCTCAATTTACACTTTTAATTGACTAATTTTCCGTTTTTGGGGTTGATCATTCTTTGCGTGGGGGCGTGGCTTTTAAACTCATGATTGACAGTGAgaggcgggggtcttggtgacGTACCAACGTGATCGCTGCCGGGCTCCACATCGGGGGGGATGACACGGGTGACGCCAACAATAGACGCTGTTCTGGGGTGAAAATGATGTCACCGGAACTTAGCCAATGAGTttaaagccccgcccccatgaAAAACCAGGATCAAcgctgaaaaacaaagaaatcagcAGGAGTTGTTATAATAAtaacaaacaatatttttcatttggtaatagtttatcctttttttaattcaagtttttagtgttttttaaaaaaaaaagttaaataatttaaatgtacAAGTTTTGACCCCAAAGTTTAGATTTGGAATTGATTTATGTCGAGtagtcaaaacagaaaaaaaaaatactaggGGGGTCATGTGGGGTATGTGTGAATGGaagggagggagagggggacattggtcttaattttttttagaagcaCATAAAAagcgcctttttttttaaataaatgaatactgattttaatttgtttggaAGAAGAAAACTTAGGAGATGCACTTCTATACaaataccatggtccgggtgaatactcgattctgattggctgctgggtgtgcatttaaaaagtgataaccgcacacccgaaaaagaagttccggtcgccTATCTTAcatcttctgtatcactgcgccggcttcttcttcttgggttaatggccttcgaagtgtgcatcataactttttaacgcacttcacaGACGTCAGGCTTCCACGCCGtacgttaaaaagtgataatgcacacttcgtcggccctTGACCCGTACAAATACGACTGGATACACATGTAAAGGATGCCCTTCTAATTACTCTTAATTTttaaatagacatatttgcactttatactgtattttccacTCCCTGTTATGTtactgtttattatttatttcagttttaaaactgtCATTCACTTCAAGCTGATCCTGATTCGACCGCATACACGCCCGCTAAGCCGGCCGGTTGTCTTCCAAGGCCGGCATCATAGTTCTTGCTGCATAAAAACAAACGCCTGAACTCGAGGAGCAGAATCAACAAAGCGACCTTGAAGCTCCGATTTCTAAATGTCATCTCTTCAACTTACCGTGATTTTGCGGCAAAGTGGATCTTATCTGtaggaaaccaaaacacaaatgtgGGGATCTGGgacttcttcctgtttttcgGTTTTCCTTTTCTGATCCTCTCTAATCAGACCCGTGTCAGATGGAGCAGACGTGTTCCAAACTTTCTGTATGTGTCTGGAGGATGTTCTCCGGGTTTCGTCCTGAGGACGTTCGGTTTGACGTGTGACGTGGCTTTTTTTCCGTCTTCTTCCTGTCAGGTACCTAACTGGAATGGTGGACAAGCGGACTCTGGAAAAATACGAAcgagaagcaaaagaaaagaaccGGGAGACTTGGTGAGGAAGAGGTTTCTCTCTGAGACGCCGTTTTGTCGGATGGCGTGAACGCTGCTGACCGAACGGCTCCTGCAGGTACCTGTCGTGGGCTCTGGACACCAACCAGGAGGAGCGGGACAAGGGGAAGACGGTGGAGGTCGGGAGAGCCTACTTTGAGACGGAGAAGAAGCACTTCACCATCCTGGATGCGCCCGGGCACAAGAGCTTCGTCCCCAACATGATCGGAGGGGCGTCTCAGGCCGACCTGGCGGTCTTGGTGAGGCCGCCGCGCTTTCTAACTCCGCCCAGCACCAGAACGTCTGCATGTTGGGTTCTGACCGCGTTCTCCCGCAGGTGATCTCGGCGAGGAAGGGGGAGTTTGAGACCGGATTTGAGAAGGGCGGCCAGACGCGAGAACACGCCATGCTGGCTAAAACCGCGGGAGTCAAACATCTCATTGTCCTCGTCAACAAGATGGACGACCCCACCGTCAACTGGAGCCTAGACAGGTGACGTTCTCTGTGGGCGTGTCCGAAAGCGAGGGCCGCGTCCGTCAACGGCCGCAGCCAGGCGGGATGTTAACAGCTGTGAATTTGGATGACTCTATCCTTTAGATGATTCCAGCCGTTACATCGATGAATGTCCCGTTGCCTAGCAACCGTGAGTCCCGAACAGAGAGGAGTAGTGAACCGGGCGTGGAGCTCACCATCTTCCTGGCTTATTCGATCCAACTTTTGATCTTGGAGGTGTAGATATAAAAAGCTATTATCTCCAACTCCCGCTTCACAGTCCGCCAGCGGGTTCGGctgcaatgcatcttgggatatggcCAGCATAGAAGGTTACACCAGACCAATAAAAGAAGGTTGTATTGCTTGGCCGCGTTTAAAGGAGTCGTTGAATTTTGACAGCACTTGTGGCGGCGCTGTGACGTGAGCGGCAGTCAAACGCTGCACAGGAAGAACGCCGCCCTGCAAAAACGATACGCTGCAAAAACTCTTATCTTAAcgccaaaagaagaaaaattgtcTTGCAAGATATTCAatcttggttaaaaaaaaattatgttggtttttattctcaaaataaaagtccttaTTAAGAACTGctagcaaatgttttttttgccctAAGGAAAATTGTAGGAAATATTTACTTATTTCTACAGGGACAGTTTTTGCTATGAATTTAGGAAATTCCCTCCATACTccccaactactaaaaaaaaacaaaatattgtcTAGTCGAGTGCCCTGGATTTTTTAAAAGccatttggacaccatgctagctatttttttaactgtaaaaatgacatcaccaatttcccaaagtaaaaacccaataaataggaacattttatgaagactttttatgaatccactgtgttctgatgatgaaaacttggatcgTTTATTAAAATATCCACTTGCGTGCTTTTTCCCCCTCCAttaattgttcaaatgcaatgcattgtggtccacaTTTGCCAAACGTGAGCATTAAGGCACGCTGGTtcttcacagagacttctgggaaatttctagggatCGTGGATTCGGGCAGCACTTAAAAGAGAAGCCGGCAGGTTTAGAACCTTGAAGTTCCAGAGCTCCTGCTGGCTGGACACTCCCATGATGCTTCACTGCGAAGGCGTTCAGACCGCCTGAACCGGCTCGTCTCGGTTCCCCCAAATACTTCAAGTTCCTGTTTCTCTGGTTTTCACAGGATGGGCCCACAGTGCTTCTGAATCTTAGGCTCCGCCCCCCTACTTTGCGTGTCGGTGGGGCGTGACCTCTCCTGCGGCCCCGGTAGATGTTGGTTTTTGACGTCTCCGTGTTTTTCCAGGTATGAGGAGTGCAAAGAGAAGCTGGTGCCATTTCTGAAGAAGGTGGGCTTCAACCCCAAGAAGGACATCCACTTTATGCCTTGCTCCGGCCTCACAGGTGCCAACCTCAAAGACCCCGTGCCTGAATGCCTCTGGTACACGTAAGTCGGCCTCCGTCGCCAACCGATAGAGCCGGACCTGCGGGTCAAAGGTGAAGCCCCGTTCCAATTTCTTCATCgtcttcatcatttagagtaAAACTCTGGTGTCTTTGTGACAGAGAGAtctgaaaagaaaagctgctccTTATTGTCGCATCAATTTAGCTGTCATGTAAAATTGGGAATCAGATTTGATAGAAAACGCCGGAGGTGGAGCTGAAGTTTCACCTGAGCAGGACTGAGCGCGTGCAGGTCGGCCGGACTAACCCCGCCCCTTCCTCTCCAGGGGTTTGCCATTCATCCCCcacctggacagtttgccaaaCTACAACAGATCCAGCGACGGACCCGTCAGACTCCCCATCGTAGACAAATACAAGGTGAGCGGCAGGCGTGTCccgaggagggggaggagcctctGATCTGTGGGCGGGAACGGGTTTCCATCAAACGCCTCGGCGGTCTGAGGTTTCAGTGTTTATCTTCTTCAATCTGGAGCGTTTGGACCGTAAGCTCAAGTTAAAGTTGGTGAAGCAACGTTTTGCTGGTTATTCTGTCAGGCTTCAGGTATttctgaaccccccccccccatactcaaaaactcaccaaaatgttCACGCGCTGGAAATTGAAAAAGCCCAAATTAAACTTTACTTCTGAAGCGCTTTTCCTACAAAAACATAcccactaaaacaaaacaaagaatacAAAAACAATAGGAAAACCTCCCCAGACCCACGCGCACCCTTGCACCCCCATAGATGACATCACAGAAGCAGAAACCACCAAAGATCTCAAAATCTCAAAAAAATGGTTCAAAgtccacaaacaaaaacacgtgTCGGGGATAGCAAAGGAAGTTTATAGGCAAGGTGTCAAGtttggtgattttaaaaaaaaaaattatatttatttttggacatttttccacaatgtaggaatgaaaacttttgttgttcacggaatttcacacacacacacacacacacacacacacacacacacacacacacacacacacacacacacacacacacacacacacacacacacacacacacacccaccaccGGGTTAAATCAGGTTAATGTCTACAAATGTAATCTGTGTTGCttgaacctttttgttttttactgttatattgtaaaaaataaatgcatagaTGAATATCTGGATCAAGCTATAAGAGCACATAaaaaatgtgggcgtggttaacgaAAAACTACGGTTGCTAAGGAAGgccaaaaatttactttagcGGATTCTTCTGAAAGTTACATCGACCTGTTCTTCACCTCCAGAtgaccaaaaaatgaaatggttgccatggaaataaAACCAcggaaaagctgcttttatttatttcaggaaTGAAAACTTCTGgggtttgttttgttaaaacctGAAATTGGACacaactatttaaataaagaagttTGAAGGACCTGTTTGAATAACGACAGTTCTCTGTCACCCCTCCCCCCAGGACATGGGCACGGTCATCCTGGGGAAGCTGGAGTCGGGCTCCATCAGTAAAGCCCAGCAGCTGGTCATGATGCCGAACAGGGTGAGCGTCCTCTGTGGGGGGAGCGCGTTCTCCGCCCCCGGAGAGCTTCCCGCTCAGCTTCTCCTCCGCCTTTGTTCTCGCAGCACACGGTGGAGGTGCTGAGCCTCCTCAGCGACGACGTGGAGACGGACGACGCCACTCCAGGAGAGAACCTGAAGCTGAGGCTGAAGGGCATCGAGGAGGAGGAGATCCTCCCCGGCTTCATCCTCTGCAGCCCCGACAACCTCTGCCACTCCGGCCGCACCTTCGATGCGCAGGTAAAGACACCTACAGCGACACCCATTGAAGGCCCAGGTCTCTAGATTCTTCCTCTGATAAACCGGAGACTGGTGACATCCTGTTGTAAGTCGGCATGGCAACACAAACCAGAGATGGAGTCCAGAGTCTGTCCAAGTGGGCGTTGTGGTTGTGCGTCAAACCGGTTTGATTTAAGgccaaatctttattttaagtCTGTGAAACAAAGACAACAGGGATGCAGAGCAGAGATTTCTGAAAGGTTCTGTTTGGAGCCGCAGGTGACTCTGCATCCTTCACCCCATCCACTAAGGATGGGCAATGTATCACTGCTGGTACCTGTATATGCCCCATATTTTTACAGAATTTGAGTTTATCGgtctgatatttaaaaaaaaaaaaaaatctccagttTTCCTTCggactgttttcagaaacactattttttaaatgtaaacttgttCCTCATGTATTGGGAAGCTTCTGTTTACAGTCATAGTGAGTAATTGATAACGATACGCTAAAATCTCAAAGGGCTCGGTTCGGTACTGCTGTtgaacaaatctgcctgatgtcaactgctattttatgaactatttattatttattgtgtgtgttttgctgccggacacctgaatttctcccttgggagattcataaagtttttatcaatccatttttttctattttcagtatttgtttTGGTACAAAAAACTATGACAGAAAGAAATGActtccaaaatgcatttcttgcTTTTACATGACCGTAAATAAAATTGACCgatgtaggtgatctgcttaataaaataagaaacaactattagctgccaggaaccaaaaagATTCTTAACactggcctttttttttcttgtaaacccGATTGTTCCAGTCGGTGATGCCATTTTAAGTttaacagattagatgtgtGACTGTGTTacgctatctttgtgtaacaatgtcaacacacagcattCCACTTATCCAACTGTCTTCTTccttcatggatgctgacaaGAAAGTCAAATTGTCCCCcccacacaggagagcgtaAGGAGATGGGGGGTCCTCAAATCTGGCCTGGCATCTGCATTAGCCCAATGTTGACATGCTAACTGTCCGTCACATAGTAGCGCCTCGGAGGAAACTCACGGCTAACATTACTTCCGCCTCGGCGCAAAGTTAATACTGTGgcaacctgggggttagccccgcctacagccactaagactc encodes the following:
- the gspt1 gene encoding eukaryotic peptide chain release factor GTP-binding subunit ERF3A isoform X2, giving the protein MDSRDTAPDSWELEEDGEAPAPAAELQTAFAGLNINAKPFVPNVNAPEFVPSFLQASAAEMPASDAPVENGNSEADMTTEEETWEQKEEPGGGEGGGGQEDLGTDRPCGEGGAAGREDEEMMMMEEEEEEMPVPKVAPPPPDAPKKEHVNVVFIGHVDAGKSTIGGQIMYLTGMVDKRTLEKYEREAKEKNRETWYLSWALDTNQEERDKGKTVEVGRAYFETEKKHFTILDAPGHKSFVPNMIGGASQADLAVLVISARKGEFETGFEKGGQTREHAMLAKTAGVKHLIVLVNKMDDPTVNWSLDRYEECKEKLVPFLKKVGFNPKKDIHFMPCSGLTGANLKDPVPECLWYTGLPFIPHLDSLPNYNRSSDGPVRLPIVDKYKDMGTVILGKLESGSISKAQQLVMMPNRHTVEVLSLLSDDVETDDATPGENLKLRLKGIEEEEILPGFILCSPDNLCHSGRTFDAQIVIIEHKSIICPGYNAVLHIHTCIEEVQITALICLVDKKTGDKSKTRPRFVKQDQVCIARLRAAGVICLETFKDFPQMGRFTLRDEGKTIAIGKVLKLVPEKD
- the gspt1 gene encoding eukaryotic peptide chain release factor GTP-binding subunit ERF3A isoform X1, yielding MDSRDTAPDSWELEEDGEAPAPAAELQTAFAGLNINAKPFVPNVNAPEFVPSFLQASAAEMPASDGSPDPAASMEVADAAAPVENGNSEADMTTEEETWEQKEEPGGGEGGGGQEDLGTDRPCGEGGAAGREDEEMMMMEEEEEEMPVPKVAPPPPDAPKKEHVNVVFIGHVDAGKSTIGGQIMYLTGMVDKRTLEKYEREAKEKNRETWYLSWALDTNQEERDKGKTVEVGRAYFETEKKHFTILDAPGHKSFVPNMIGGASQADLAVLVISARKGEFETGFEKGGQTREHAMLAKTAGVKHLIVLVNKMDDPTVNWSLDRYEECKEKLVPFLKKVGFNPKKDIHFMPCSGLTGANLKDPVPECLWYTGLPFIPHLDSLPNYNRSSDGPVRLPIVDKYKDMGTVILGKLESGSISKAQQLVMMPNRHTVEVLSLLSDDVETDDATPGENLKLRLKGIEEEEILPGFILCSPDNLCHSGRTFDAQIVIIEHKSIICPGYNAVLHIHTCIEEVQITALICLVDKKTGDKSKTRPRFVKQDQVCIARLRAAGVICLETFKDFPQMGRFTLRDEGKTIAIGKVLKLVPEKD